The genomic stretch TGCATCACATTCACCTGGATTCACACCCAACCTGTGATACCTGAGCTGATGTTTAATGTAAGTTCATGGCATTGATAAGCTACCTTAAGGTCAAACACTATTATTTGTGTCCTCTGCAGGCTGTGTATGAGAACAGACAAGCAGCTTTGCAAATGCAATACACAAGACAGGGGACTCCCAAGAACTGCAGGAAACCAAATATCCAATTCTGTGGTTCATTTCTGAGCAAAACAGCATTAACAGGGCTCTATTCTCACAACAAACTCCAGAGACTTTGGAAGTTGGATATGCACAGTGGCACACTATGTTCTGCAGAAGTGatggcagaaaacaagaaacCCCACGCACATTCCTTCACCAAAACTGCCATCACAGCCAGTTGTGCCTCTGCAGTTACCCACTGCACTAGAGTATAATTTAGCATGTGAACAGGTATGTGCAAAGACTATGCAAAGGGTCTGGAAatctaataaataaaacaaaacaacttagTCCTATGTAACAAAGGCAACCAGACTTACCTACCAGGGGCATTTCTGAAGAATGTTTTCTTACCCACTGGCAGAGGGAATAActttcagagaaacaaaagaggGGCTGACACGTGCATATATGTCTTAAGACCAACATTTCTAAAGATCCACGCTTGCAGTAACACTGGCACTGAGAAGTCATGATTCTTAAagatttcattttgatttcttcAAGTCAGGCAAACTCTAATGAGATTTACCGCACAGAAACAGAGGTAATAGAAgggcttccttccttcctagtTCATTAATACTTTGTCAACTCACAGCACAGAACAACTGAAGTGGTGTTTCAAGAACTCATTAGCACCATGAACCCAGTCTCTTGTGGTCCCTCTGAAAGGAAATATGCTGCTTTGTGAAACTGCCTCTTGTCATGTTCAGGGGCCAGGCTGGTTCAGAGGGTAAATGGCATCAGCTCAACTGCAACCACCACAGATCCAACTAGTTTTTAAACTATGCTTTTGACTTCCACCTACTGATTGTCAGGTTTGCAAGAAACAAGGAACCCTTCATTCCTCTGTATTCCCACAGCATCTGGTGTAGTGACAGAGCACACTGGCAAGCTGACATCCACAGTTCAACAGCTTGGGATAAACGAAGAGTGAGATGGTCCAGTGCCTCAAGGGATGAGCTTTGGCAAAAGCATCTGCATACTTACGGGGTTTTTTGGCTTGCTTAGGTTGGGagttccctccctctttcccatCTGAGGGACGTTTCTTCCCCTGATGCTTGCTCAAATCAAAGAAAAACTGGCAAGCTGATTCTTCctgtttagaaaatgaaaaccaaagccAAGATTACAACTGCACCACAGACAGTCAGAGTATGTActgtaatttgctttttttccttaagaggTGGGTTACTACCTTTGAAAAGCATCAACACCAAAAGCATTAATATCCCGGAAGAGAATGAATTGACCTTTCCCAGTAACACAGCAGCTTAACTTCAGGCTGAGCATTTTCCCCTACATCAATGATCATCCAGTTTAGTTTATCTACATTACATTAAGACACATGGACATAGCTCTTCATATGTCTGCATTAGCAGAGTATCCCACTATTCTTGGAGGATAAAACATGCTCTGCACAGGGAAATAATCCGAGCGTCTACACCTGAACACATCCACTTGCCTGAGGATCAAACTACCAAGTTGGCAACTCACATCTTCTGACACCAACAGCAGATTGTTCAGGCCCAGGAAGGTAACCTTCTGCCCTCAGGAGGAGCAGTTGATATTTAAAGGAGCATGGAGTTGGTAACTTAGGATACTTGAGAAAAAACAACTGTACTCAACACCTAGCTCACCACATTGAGAAATACAGTGGAAATGCACTATCAGAAGAAGTAGCATCTGAGAAGCCAGAAATCTAAGGGAGTAAACTGGGAGCCGACTGGGAAGGACTACCTTGTAGTCTACAAGCTTATGAGAATAAGACCATGTGTGCTGAGATACCGATAGGGAACAGTCCTGACAAGGAGGTACATCTAAATACAGCATCACCACGGAGACCTGCaattagaatcacagattggtttgagttggaagggacctttaaagaccTTCTAGGTCCaacccctcctgccatgggcagggacaccttccactagagcagggtgctccaagcccctgtgtccaacctggccttgaacactgccagggatggggcagccacagcttctctgggcaccctgtgccagcgcctcagcaccttcactgtaaaaaaaaatcttctatgTCTAGTCCGAATCCCCACTCTTTAGTGTAAAACAATTAACTCTTAACCTATTAACCCTATTAAAAAGCTTGTCCCTTTCTCATAAGCCCTCTTTAAGTATGAAAAGGCCAccagggactcttcattagggactagtGATCGGACAAAGGTGATGcattcaaactaaaacaggggaagttcagattagacatggaaaaagttcttccctgtgagggtgctgaggcgctggcacagggtgcccagagaagctgtggctgccccatccctggcagtgttcaaggccaggttggacagagccttgagcaacacagtctagtgtgaggtgtccctgcccacggcaggaggttgaactggatgatcctaaagtcctttccaacccaaactagttaacgattctatgataatatggtctccctggagccttctcttttccaggctgaacaactttCTCTCCTCaaaggagaggtgctccatccctctgataaTTTCTGTGGCCCTTTTCtagaccctctccaacaggtccacatcttTCCtatactgaggactccagagctagatgcaggactgcaggtggggtctcaccagaggagaacagaggggcagaatcacttCCCTGGatctgctggccacactcctttgGATgaggcccaggatacggttggcttaaCAAGGGGCACACTGTAACAAGCTCCTATGCAATTTGGTTGATGCAAATTGTTTACACAGAATCCTGTAGTGGTTTGCACAGAAATATTCCCACCTTAAAGCCAAGTGCTGTTCTAAGCAACCTGAACACAGAGAAACATATGAAGGAAAATGCAGCAGTACCTCTGCACACAGGAATGCTTTGCTCTTCTGTGCCTCCTTCTGTGATTTTCGGTATGGGTTTTCAGTGGTGTCCTGCGGCTGTTTCACTAGCTCTGCAGGGTCCATCAAGCTCATTGGCACAATGCTGAATGCATAGAGAtactaaaacaaaaacagaTGGCTCAGATGCAAGAAGCTTTTGCCATGACTGCAACTCTGAAGAGGTCACCTGTAAACAGCCACCCTGAAATAGTAACATACAACTTAGAACTGCAAGAACTCAGCAAACTGGTATTAAAGCTAAGGCAGGGCATGAAAAAAACACACTCCCTGTGCTAGTTTCCCACCCAGGGCAACCAAGAGTTTATGGAGTGCTTCTTCCTTCACTTTAAGGAAGATCtttttgaagagcagcagcctATCctaactgaaaaagaaacaaccttGATCCTTGCCTGTTTCCAGGCCTTCTTTCTATGCAGAATTCCTGGATCCTTTTTGTTACCAGGCCTGGCTCCTATGCCTTCTTAAACACTAGCAACCTGTCCTCTTATACCAAAATTCTGTAACCTTCTTAAGGGTAAAGAAgaagcaagttaaaaaaaaaaaacccacacaaaaaaccAGCCCCTTCCTATCCCAGAAGttattttcagtgatttgtAAGGGCTCCTTTGGAACTTCACTTCCTCCTACGTAAagcagctggggaaaaggaagaaacagcagctttctatCCAGTTTCCTCTGCAGATGTCTTCACAGCTACATGCCATTTCAGCAGGCAGAGAAGAACAGTGGTGCCCCAGAACACATCTTACCCTTCTGATGTAATGGGCAACTGGTATCTGTTACTCAAGTGAGACTGATCCTTCCACTTCAGTCAAGCTTTGAAGTGATCAACTCTGTCCTCTAGCTAGCCAAAGCTGGGCTTACTGCCACATTTCCTGTacttgagaaaagaagaaacattcaAGAGTGTCAgtacctttttcttccttgtattgCCAACGTCAGCAAGTGCAATGAACCTGCTCACATGCTGTGGGGTCTCCTGTAACACTGTGTGGTTTCTGTAAGGAAGCAAAACAAGACTCTACTGGCACATACAATACGGAAAAGGACAGCGGGCAAACCACGTGTTCTCCATGAAGTTACTCAGACAGCATGTTAGCCACATATAGTCTTTGGCCAAAAACAAGGGGGCTAGAGAAAAGACTCATGAGATCTAATAGCAAACAGCCACACAGACCAAAATGGCATCTCACTGCAGAGCAAACACACAGGTGAGAGGACAATTCACTAGTCTGAGAACAGCTACACCTTTAAAGTGTTTCCTGTGGAAAAGATAATAATCTTAGCCAACATCAACACAAcagcttcagttttatttgtaaGTTGTTCTGATACCTGCCTTATGTCAGTAGTCACGTTTCATATACAGAATTCTGACACCACTCTTTTCACCACACAACAGCCTTTCCATGACACATTTTCAGAGATACACCCCTGCATTAGGCAGAATACTGTTTAAATGTGACTAAGGGCAGCTACCCTGGCATCAGATTCACAGCAAGGTCCTTGGACTGCACAGTTTGAGGCAGCAGGAATTAAACTAGTAAGATGCATCTGGGAAGCAATCTTGACCCTGTGTTGGGGCTAGGTGACTTCATAAAGTTCTTCTGAAGTTgttctcctgttttctttaaaactttaaCTCTTACTAGACAAGAAGTGAGATTTCACATGGTCCTACAAACCTGTAAGGAAGTCTTTCATAATAGGCCTTCTCCAGGGCAGCAAAGTGGTACCTTGGTTTAAGACTTGCAGCTAGATCAGATACTAACTTGGAGCCACATTTCTTGGTATCTATTTCTCCctacaaaacacaaaccaagttttattttaaaaacaactaTCAGATTGCACTGAAAATTAAGTTTTGTACAGAACTGCATGCTGGAAATGTAGAGACTGACTATAGGGGTCACCATGCcttgggaagggaaaataaagtgAGAAGGGCTTGATCTCTTATCACTAACCAGAGCCTGCTCATTTATCCCATTATGTGTACTCAGAGTTTGCCTCCACTCATGTCATCAATCCAAGTtggttgtattttcttttctcctggtCTTGTGAAGCCAGGGCAGCACAGGGAGAGTGTGGCAAACACCAAGAGATGTCAAAATCATTAATGCAACTTCTGACCACATACCCAGAGGGACAAAGCTTTAGTGCATGAGTTAAGTAAGTACAAAAGCTCTGAGGTTTCCTTCAGAAGCAAAATTTTATCCCACTCCCATCAGAGAGAGAAGCCagagcaaaacaaaccccaaccaaacagcAGGCTTCAAACCATTTCCTTGCTTCAAGGCTCTTGTACTGTCTTTTTCCCATTAGTCTTAGACTGAGAAGTGAAGtaagaaaagggcagaagaaaGATGTTCAGGAACAGCCCATGTTTGTTATACCTTGTCATCTCTGGTAAAAGCAGAGGGCATGAGACTCTGACCTGGCAGGCATCTGTCACAGCCCtgaatggcagcagcaggacaggcactAATCTACTCTCAAGAAAGCAGTTTTCCTCTCTGTGCTCCATCCTACTGCCCCTGAAGTGGGAAtggcagaggggaagaaatggTCCAATAGCCCAAACTGTCACAGCAAGCAGAAAGACAATCCTTTGTTAAATCCATCTGGAAACCCATTCCACCATAAACCAGAACACTTACCGCACTGTTGGCAAAAGTCCCCACATCTCTGGGCCAGGGGGATGTCAGCAATATATCCACACCTTTGAAGTTTGGTGTTGACAACAaagatgttttcagttctgCCACATCCTTTGCACTAAAACTGTAGGCAGGAGCTGGCTCATACTGGGACTCAGTGCCACTCAGGTATGCAATCTGCAGGCCAGAAGTACCACTGTAAAGACCTCGGCGACCTGCATGAATACACAGGCATGAACTTGAGATACAGACACCGAAAGTAATCTCTTACTCACATGATAGGTAAAGGTCCAAATTCAGCAGTCCTGCCTTACTTCAGTCTGGTGCCTTACTTCTGCTGTCCCTTACACAGACCTCATTTTCTATGCCCATAAACTCaagagaccccacttggagcactgttctggtgtcctcagcataagaaggacatggagttGTTGGAGTAAGCCCACAAGAGGCCCCAGGATgatcagaggctggagcacctcctgtatgaagacaggttgagaacactggagctgctcaggctggagaacagtaactgcgtggagacctcggagcagcttccagcatttgaagggagcctacaaggatgctggagaggaactcttcaccagggactgtagggacaggccaaagggaatggctttaacctgccagaacaggggagattgagatgagctctcaggcagaagctcttccctgagggtgctgaggcgctggcacagggtgcccagagaagctatggctgccccatccctggcagtgttcaaggccaggttggacacaggggcttggagcaccctgctctagtggaaggtgcccctgcctgtggcagggggttggagctgggtgagctttaagatccattccaacccaaaccagtttgggattcaTGAAACTATGGTAAAGACAGGTTTTAGCACAATGACTCAAATCCAACCCTGCCTACAGAGAAGCAGCTGTTCAGTCAACCCCCAGCCTTCTCATTGCTATCTTGCTTCACAAAAATGAACCCATATCAAAAGCTGGGTAAAAAAAGTCAATTGCAAGTGTCTTTACTCGTTATACTTTTTGTCAGGTGGCACTGTAGAAAGGAACAAGGTTCTCCTTTTAGCTTTGCTACAGTTTCATTGCCTTTAAAGATGACACTTCTTACCCCTGCTACCCCAATACAGCCACAGAGCATAGCAAAATCATACTTCAAGTACTttcccatacaaagacaggcaCGCTATGGGAGTAAGATATTCCCAAAGAACAGGCTCTTTCAACCACTTCCGTTTGGTTAGCAAGTTCAGTGTTAGCAACCAACAGAAAAGCAGGGTTCTCTTTCACATTATATATAGGATTGTATCAGCCTCTCGCCACAGAGTTCAACTCCAGTCTGAACCCCAGAATGTGAAATGCACCTTAAAATTcccagaaaaaggaagaagctttGAAGTGGGAAGATCAGAAAGCATTCATGAAAGCACTTCCAGGTAAATACACACCCCTTATCACAAAGCACCTGCAACTTACCTAAATAAGTGATGTTCTCAGCTAGTTCACAGCCACTGACATCTGGGAAATAGCTCACAGTCTCCTGGTCGTTAGCACCAAGCACATAGGTTGGAATTGGAGCTGAGGAGGAAAACCACATGCACTCAGCACAAGTTCAGTCCACGTTTACTAGGAATCCCAGCAGGTCCCAACATCACTCCTCTGCAGTGTGACAAGGAGCAGTAAGTACAGAACAAGAAACATTCCTTCAAAGTAAGTCCCCAAGCCTGCTATTTGCACAGATGCATGTAGCACCAGCTGAGAATAACCTCTGACTATCACTCTCTCCACTGCCTACACAAGGTCAGGTCCAAAATGATCCATAGGCCCAAAAACATAGGTCTTCCCTAGGGCAATGCTAAGTAAGTATCAGAGCACAGGGACACCTGGTGAGTCAGTTTAAGCTGATCTAAATTCATATGGATATAAAAAACCTACAAACTATGGATGTTTTAGGTGAAAACTCCAAATTCAGCAGCTCTTTGATTCACTTGGTAGAAGAACTTGCTGCACGACTTCACCTAGACCTGGTGGACAGAActaacaagagaaaaagagcaaTGGGAAGTACCAGGTTTAATTCCTCTATGGCTTTAATTTCTCCAAACAACACACGTAGAAtctttcaaagcttttaaaagttagaaaaaagaaaaactgatgtCAGAGCCACCTCCCGTGGATTTCCTAGCACACCAGTAAGCTGGTCAACAGGTCCTAACCTTTTCACTGAATAAAACCCAGTGACAGCTCCCTATTTAAGAAGGAAGCAGCAATACAGCAGATCTGCTACAGCTGTTGTTATGCTCTTGCTCCCAAAGTTAGAAGATACAGTTGTAGAGCAGAGCTTGAAAACTTCCTGAATGGCTTAAAACCAACATGAAGTGACGTGAACCTTGCTTATACCTACATGTATATGGGTGAGGTTATAAACTACAGGTGCTTTCAACAGCTCAAAGCGTAAGGACAACTCAAGATGAGGAAAAACACATCGGTCCAGGGAAGACTTTGCTGTTAACACTCACTCTTCTCCCTGTGCGCACTGGGGAGCTTCCTCAGGGAGCCAAGTTTAAAGCAGTAACAATTCTCCTCATATTCTCATAGCAACAGAATCACAAGGGAGCACACCCTGCCATGGTAAGCAGCAAACAGGACAATCTTTATGGCCCACACAGACAAGCAGCAGATAACTggagggatgcagcagcagagaggaagtGGAAAGCAGGagtcccagctcctgctcccaggcaAACTCCCAGGTTTGCCACATGCCAGCAGCAAGAGCCAGAGTAGCAttgaaggggaaagaagaacAGTACAAACGCTCAGGAGGTAGCATCTCCCTTACAAAAGGCGTGTGGGAAGAGGCAAAGAACTCCACACAGGACCTTTCACATTCACTGCCATGAAAACATCTCCAACACAAGGGCTGCGGGGACTGAGGAGGAATGGACAAACCCTGCTCCTTTGGAAAGGCTTGTGATCTCCATGGCTGAAAAACAGAGACACACCACCAGCACCTCTgctttccccttttctccttGTGACTGAgtgcagggaggggaggaacaGCACTGCTTTAACACGGTATGTTTAACTGCAAGTTCTGACTTCAAAAGTGCACTGAGATGAGACAGCAAAGAGGGTCACAAAGCACTGCTATCACCAGCACCCGGAGTGAGGAGCCTTCCTTACCTTTCTTGGCGCCTGTGCAATACTCTGTCCATTCCGCCTCCGAAGTAGAGCCAAAAAAGTTCCCAACACACAAAAGCATCTAAAAACATCGGATAAAGGGAGAGTTGCCATTTGACCAAAGCCAGGACACAGGCAACATTGCTGCTGGCATGCTGTGCTGCCAGAACACTGTGCCATGGATCACCCGAGCAGTGAAAGGGAAAGAGCCAGCaataggagaggatctggagGGCCGGTCCCTGGCAAGGGAGGGTCTCAACACCCAGCTACGGGGTCACCGCACGCAGAagccgccatgggcagggaccacCGTGCCCTGAGGGTCACCATCCACAGGGAGCCACCCGATCCCGGGGAACGCCGAGCCCATGGGACACCGTCACCAAGGGGCCCTCACATGTAGCGCCAAGGCAAGGGAGACTGGTTTCATTCCCAGCTGTGCACGGCGGTGCTGACGGCAGGAACCGTGCCCTGTGGGACGGGGGTCTGAAGTCCCCCCAGAACATGGGATCGGGGAACGATTTGGGGTGGACGGAGAGGGAACAGCGCGGCTCCGGCCACCAACACCCGCCTCGGCCCGTGTTAAACCCACGCCGTGTCACCCGAGCAGGGTCCCGGCCAGAGCCGCCGCTCCCCCGCAGGGCGGGTGCGGGACCCCGGCACGGTTCCACCCCGCGCCCCGAGCCCGCCGCAGAGCCTTACATCGAAGGGGCCGCTCTTGCTCTGGATGGCCCGGACCCGTCCGAAGAGAGCCTCCAGCCGCCCCTCCACATCGCCACACGCCAGCCTGCGGAACACGGCGAGTCACAGGCcgccacagcacagcacagcacggcGCCGCCTCGCCGTcccgccccgtcccgtcccgtcccgtcccgtcccgtcccgccgCACTCACACTCGCAGCGGCGCCGCCGCCATCCTCGGAAGCGCTCGACCCAATGCCCACCTCTTCCGGCTGCGCAGCGCAAAGCGCTTCCAGAGGGAAAATGGCGCTTCCGGGCGGGCCTCTGAGGGGCCGCGGGAGCTGCCGGTGCCTTGGGGAAGGGCCCGCAACGGGGGAGGCTCCGAAGGACCGGCCCCCGGCAAGGGAGGGTCTCAGTGCCGGGGTCAccgagccctgagggacaccgtCCGTAGGGAGCCACCAGATCCTGTGGTGGCGGTCCCCAAGGGGCCGGCAGCTGTGCTGGCCGTGTGGTGGCATCGCCAGGTTCCCCTGCGGTGGTTTAAAACCAAGATCAAAACAGCCACCAAACGCTCCTCCTGCTTGTCATGGAGATAGCCGGAACGCCTGGTAGTGTCACACGCACAGCGTAAAGAAGTCCAGGGTctggaaaaaggcaaatggGGCTGTCAAAACAGCCCGAGTTGAGCTGGCTTAAAGAACGCTTACTAAAAGCGTTGCTCAGCAAGCCTACCAGTGTGAGCAGGCAGAGGATGCTTCGcagaggctggagaaatgggttGAGCAGAAGGGCTTGCCCTTCAAGGTGAATGATTCATGGTTCCTCTATGAAGTTAGACCCAGGCAAATACAGGATGTTGCCCCTAGGGTGCAATCACAGAATGGgatagaatcaaccaggctggaaaagccctttaagcccATGcggtccaaccattccccagcactgccaaggccaccactgacccatggcactgaggcctcgtctccacggtgtgtgagcactggCAGGGACGGTGGCTCCATGAATAACCccatgttgtggtttaagcccagctggtaactcagaaccacgcagccactcgctcaatcccccctttctttccccctagctcccagagggatggggaggagactCAAAGGAATGTAGCTCCCAcgtgctgagataagagcagtccagtaactaaggtgtaacacaaaccactgctgctgccaccaataataataacgataagggaaataacaagggaagagaatacaactgctcaccacctgccaaccaatacccagcccaacccgagcagtgatctagcccttccgggtaactgccccccagtttatatagtgggcatgacgtactgtggtatggaatgcctctttggtcagtttgggtcaggtgtcctgtctctgcttcctcccggcttcccctcctccctggcagagcatgaggctcagaaagtccttggtcagagtaaacattacttggcaacaactaaaaccatcggtgttatcagtgttgttcccaggctgaaagtcaaaaccacggcactgcaccagctactaaggaggaaaatgactgctactgctgaaccaggacaccccatgcagcagcagaggtgcgctggctggagaacagctttgcaaagctggactggggctgctggtgggcAGCAAGTCCTGGAGCATGCAGGCACCAGCACATCGGGCTTATTTCATGAGTATAAGCTGCAGGTGGAGGGAATTGATCATTCCCTTTTAGCCCAGTGCTTCCTTGGTTATACTTTTCAGGGCCAAGGGCACTGGAAGAGGGCAAAGAAGGCACAGGCTCCAAGCGTGGCTTGTGTGTTGATGGAGATGGTGCCCATACCACTGGGGAGAGGTGATCCAAGCCAGGTTACACTGTACATACTCCCCTCTCCTTGAGACACACGGACTGGGGCAGACAATGAGGAGCCCAACACACAGTTGAGTTCCCTTTGCAACACCTTTAGCAATTTATTAACCTGTCAGTCAACGTGACTTCCAGCTCCTGACAACAAAGTGAATGCCCAATTGTACCACAGCCTGAACAGAGGCACCTGCTGCACTGGGGCTGGCTGAAGGCTTTGCCCTGACACTCATCACCTCAGTGCTTTCTGCTTCAGATTCCCTCTTTTCAAAGTGGGAAGGATGGTGGTGACTTCACTAGTGAGGTGCTGGGAAACCAGGTTCCACCAGTGAGAAAACCGAGGGAAGCACTCCTCTTTTCTATCTGTCTGAGGGAGGATAGGATAGGTGCCTTTCCCCTCCCAGCacaggctccagagcagagagcACTTCAAGGGCAATTGCTGGCCCCCACAGCACAGAGGCCAGCTCAGCAGGGACTGTGCAGTGCACCCCACCATGATGCTGGGCACATGGGAGGCCCCCAATCCTCTTGCTGCAGACAGCCAACCTGGACAGCACGAGGGGAAGATAAAGGCACCCTTGTTCTAcccaatatagaatcatagaatggtttcagttggaaacgagcttaagaccatccagttccaacaccctacCCTGGGCAAAGGGGATGCTATGGGCATCTCTCTCATGAGCATGAGAGAGTCTGTCTAGATATGTAATAGAACACAGCTTGGCACCTTTCTCTTCTGAGATCACCAAACTGGTCTGGAAAAGGCACTTCACTCCCTGTCCCGTGAGTGAGGATGTACCTGGGAAAACCctttaaaagtgtatttttgaaGGAGGTTCAACAGAAGGAGGCTCAGCAGCACTCCTccatggcagagcagcagcccacATGGTGAAGATCAGCACCAAGATACCCTATGCAGCAAACACCCCTGTGGCCCCATGCAGCAGCTGGTATCTGGGACAAGTCAGAGGCCATGGCATGTATGATGGCCCAGGCTCAAGCAGACAAAGCCTCTGGCACGGTCTCCCCTGTCCCATCCAAGTATCCAGAGCGCAGCTTCCCAGCAAGAGGGCTGTTGGGATGCAGCCGGCAGAAACGGCCCAGTGTCCAGATGGGGAAGACGTTGCAGTACGCGGTGTAACTGATGGCACACGACTTGTTGAATACACCAGCAATATTCTCctaagagagagacagagatcAAGGGGGTCACAGGGGACCACAGTGTGTCCAAGATGTGGCATTGAGCTCATTGCCTTCCTGAAGTCCCCCACTAAAAGCCACACAGGGCCTCCCTTCCAGGTAAGGGAAAGCACACCATTTGCAATGGCTGCACAATGCCCAGGACATCTGGGAACCCCCTGGAAAGACCAGAGGGAAGATGTACCTGAGGCCAGTCCCCGCTGGGCAGCTGCTTGTCAATCAGGAGTTTGATGCCCCTTTCCAGCACGTCAATATCAGGGTACCTGCAAAGCATGAGGGAGATGTGAACACTCTTTATCAAACCATCTGCAAACCCATGTGTTTGGAGAACTTAACCATCCATGTACCTGGGGAACTCAACCACCTCCAGGCTGCCCTGAGCCGGTCCCAAGCATGCCAAGTTCTTTGGGTCAGCCCCTCACAACCATAGCACACCAGGTA from Lathamus discolor isolate bLatDis1 chromosome 3, bLatDis1.hap1, whole genome shotgun sequence encodes the following:
- the CWF19L1 gene encoding CWF19-like protein 1; this translates as MAAAPLRVLACGDVEGRLEALFGRVRAIQSKSGPFDMLLCVGNFFGSTSEAEWTEYCTGAKKAPIPTYVLGANDQETVSYFPDVSGCELAENITYLGRRGLYSGTSGLQIAYLSGTESQYEPAPAYSFSAKDVAELKTSLLSTPNFKGVDILLTSPWPRDVGTFANSAGEIDTKKCGSKLVSDLAASLKPRYHFAALEKAYYERLPYRNHTVLQETPQHVSRFIALADVGNTRKKKYLYAFSIVPMSLMDPAELVKQPQDTTENPYRKSQKEAQKSKAFLCAEEESACQFFFDLSKHQGKKRPSDGKEGGNSQPKQAKKPPQPSGPCWFCLASPEVEKHLVVSIGTHCYLALAKGGLLPDHVLILPIGHYQSVVDLSSEVVEEVTKYKSALKEFFRSKGKRYVLFERNYKSQHLQLQVIPVPLDRCTAEDIKESFIAQAQKQKIELLEIPEHSDITQVARSGTPYFYVELDTGEKLFHRIRGPFPLHFGRAVLASEAVLAIPHRADWRRCEAERAEEAAQARAFRRDFQPFDFALRA